A window of the Megalopta genalis isolate 19385.01 chromosome 2, iyMegGena1_principal, whole genome shotgun sequence genome harbors these coding sequences:
- the LOC117219233 gene encoding lysophospholipase-like protein 1 translates to MYVNSKVMQTSRVIFLKLTLILMIIPELNMAGAVKIRKLDIVNATRKHSATLFFFHGSGSSGDDTKQWIDILLKDELKFPHIKIVYPTAPAQPYTPLHGVLSNVWFDRKSIDINAAEQLESIDLMCKNVVELMDAEVSKGIPYENIAVSGFSMGGALSMYLAYKYKTSIAGCAAMSSFLNRNSTVYEYLKANPGRTPPLLQYHGTRDALVSVQWGEESYNNLTKLGVKGQFRLLDGRHHELTAFELKSFKNWILDILPEK, encoded by the exons ATGTACGTAAACAGTAAGGTAATGCAGACAAGTAGAGTAATATTTCTTAAATTAACACTGATCTTAATGATCATTCCTGAATTAAACATGGCAGGAGCTGTTAAGATACGGAAGCTCGATATTGTAAATGCAACAAGGAAACATAGTGCTACTTTGTTCTTCTTTCATGGTTCAG GATCTTCTGGGGATGATACGAAACAATGGATCGACATATTGCTCAAGGATGAGTTAAAGTTTCCAcacataaaaattgtttacccAACTGCACCGGCTCAACCTTATACACCCCTTCATGGAGTG CTTAGCAATGTGTGGTTCGATCGCAAGAGTATAGATATAAATGCAGCCGAGCAATTAGAATCTATTGATCTGATGTGTAAAAATGTAGTGGAATTGATGGATGCAGAAGTTTCCAAAGGAATCCCTTATGAAAATATTGCAGTTTCTGGTTTCTCCATGGGCGGTGCATTGTCAATGTATTTAGCATACAAATATAAAACATCTATAGCTGGTTGCGCCGCCATGTCCAGCTTCCTTAACAGAAACTCAACAGTATACGAG TATTTAAAAGCAAATCCAGGAAGAACACCACCCCTCTTACAATATCATGGCACGAGAGATGCATTGGTATCGGTACAATGGGGAGAAGAATCTTATAACAATTTAACAAAGCTTGGTGTCAAAGGTCAGTTCAGACTATTGGATGGTCGGCACCACGAATTAACAGCATTCGaattaaaatcgtttaaaaACTGGATTTTAGACATTTTGCCAGAAAAATAA